aaaacagaaaagaaaaaggaaaagatttttattaaaaaaacctaaataaattcAAATAGGAATTTAAAGATAGACCAGGCaccacagtggctcaggcctgtaatcccagcactttgtgggggccaaggcaggtggatcacctgaggtcagtagtgcaagaccagcctggtcaacatggtgaaaccctgtctctactaaaaatacaaaaattagacaggcatggtggtggcgcgcctgtaatccctgctactcgggagggtgaggcaggagaattgcttgaacccgggaggtaaaggctgcagtgaaccaagattgtgccactgcactccagcctgggtgacagagtgagactccgtctccaaaaaaaaaaaaaaaNNNNNNNNNNNNNNNNNNNNNNNNNNNNNNNNNNNNNNNNNNNNNNNNNNNNNNNNNNNNNNNNNNNNNNNNNNNNNNNNNNNNNNNNNNNNNNNNNNNNcaaatttaaagataaaatcataAACACTCATAATTCAGTTATACCTTTTTTCAAGGTAACTGAAGTTCAAACTTAGGGGAACAGGCTTTCTTGGGTGCCACCtgcttctctgttcttttcccaACTCCTGTGCTTTCCACACCACAGAACAGTAAACTGGGAGCACTGAGCACTTGGTTCTCCTCTCAGCCCTTGCCCAGTGCTGGCTTCTCCGAGTTTAGAATCCCAGGGCTGACTTTGTTGGTGGAGTGCTAGCTCCCACTCATTTCCCACCTGTGCTGGATGTTTTCTGAATCTCCTTGAAGTCCCGGAGAACTTCATTCCAAAGCTCTTCACTTTTCTGCAGCCTTGTGACCCCATCTGGCTGGGGAACTGGAAGTCCTGCTCAAGGAAAAGCAGGAGGGGACATGGAGTTCTGAAATTCACTTTCTGTTCCCATGTCTGGAAGTGACGGGTGAAATAAGAATGATGGCGCCTCTGAGGAAGGTCTAGTTCTCAGAAGAGAAAGTTTAATGACTCAGACATTTTCCCCCTTTTACTCCTTTGAGGGCACAGGTCAATGTACTTATCTATTTTCATCATAattataatgatgataatgaaaaCTAACATTTGCCGAGTGCTAATACTATGTCAGGATCCTCATAATAGCCCAAGGAGGTAGAAACCATCATATGTCCACTGgccagatgagaaaatggaggctaaGGGTGTTTAATGAGGTTGCCCAAGAACAACAAGTCTTTTAAATGGCAGACTGTTGTACATAATCTATGCAGTGTTCACATCTATGgaacactttattttaaattattttaataatagcattattatttttcaactgagtctgggtctcactctgttgcccaggctggaatgcagtggcatgatcacagctcactgcagcctccaactcccggactcaagtgattctcctgccccagcctcccaagcagctgggactacaggcatgcgccaccatgcctggcttatagGGCACTTTAGATGGAAACAAATGACTGGAACTTTTAACTCCTACCTTTCTCTCCTCTGTTCCTGTAATGTTGTTACTAAAGGCAGGAAGGGAGACTCTTTGGCTATAGGCAGAGCAAGAGCCTCAAAGTGGTCTTTGTGAGCCACCCTGGACTACTGGTTCAGTAGAGGGTTGAGTCAAGCAATATTTGAGGACAGGATATAAACAGTATTCCCTTAAAGTTGCCACCAATTTTTCCCCCGATGAGGCCATTCCAGACCCAAATTAGTCATAGCAGAGCCAGGACAATAATCACATCTCCTGATTCTGAGCCTGAGTGCTTCCCACAGGACTGCATTGCTCCCACTGCTCTGAGGTCCACTGTGGGGGAGAGTTGCCACTGGGATTCTACCTCAAGGCCTGGGGACCAAGGCTCCAGGATTCTTCTTATGACTCCACTACTTCATTACCATCCCACCACATCTTCTAGTGCTATGCCCTGGTTCCCTTTGGAATCCTCTCAATCCTGAACGCGGCCTCCTACCCCCTCTAAGGCATCAAAAGTGTTAGCAAGTGCCCAAGGACTCATCAGGGCATCCATCTCATCATAGAAGGCACTGGTGCCTGGTGTGTAGGTGCGCCTGGCTTTGCAGTAGTTGGTCAGGAGGTTTTTGAACCGATAGCAACATTGCTCCAGGGTCCACACGAAGCTATGCCCTTGTAGCTGCTCAGCCATAATCTGGTACACCTGGTGGTTTCGATGGCCGATGCAGAGTTTTTCATGGATCTAGGCCTCTGAGAATTCCCAGAAAAATCTTGGTTTTCTTGTATCCCCAGTGCACTCTTGCCACCTTCTCATCCTCCAGAGCCTGCCACTCCAGCTAGCTCCAGGTCTTTGGCTTTCTCCAGATTAGCACCTGGCCAGACTTGACTCTCACCCCAGCCACTGAGCAGTCTTTcacattctcctttttttttcctcctactcCATGTGGGAGTTCATTTTGGGCCTATGGATTGGAAAATCTGTTTGCAGGCACACAAAAGGGAGATGTAATGGTTTGGTAAATCTAATTCCAACCATTTTATGTGCCAGGGAAAGgagatagtaattttttttttttgacatagagtctcactgtgacacccaggctgcggtgcaatgcacaatctcggctcactgcaacctccgtctcctgggttcaagcgattctccagccttagcctcccgagtggctgggattacaggcacgcgatgtcatgcctggctaatttttgtatttttagtagagatagggtttcaccatgttggccaggctggtcttgaactcctgatcttaggtgatgcgcttgcctcagcctcccaaagtgctgggattacaggcatgagccaccggcccggctgatagtaatttttttttttttttttaagtctgaggGGATTCTTGGGaaagctcagtgaaaagaacaattagaaaaaaaaattcaggcccaAATGCACAACTATATATATCCGTGTTCACCTATCTTAAATAAAATTCAGACACATACCTAAACTGACCATCTCCCTAAAATGAGCTTTCCTTTCTGGGTCAGGAAACTCATCCTTGGTGAAACTGACTATGGTATTGGCTTTCTTTTGAGTAagatttaaggaagaaatagattTGAAACATTCAAcccagggggaaagggtgggagcaaggtggtgagggataaaagactacacactggatACAgactgagggataaaagactgcacaCTGGGGCcccgcggtggctcaggcctgtaatcccagcactctgggaggctgaggcaggcagatcacttaagatcaggagttcaagaccagcctggccaacatggtgaaaccccatctctactaaaaaaaaaaaatacaaaaattagctgggtgtggtggcacatctctgtaatcccagctactcgggaggcagaagcaggagaatcacttgaacccgggaggcagatattgcactgagccaagattgtaccactgcactccagcctgggtgatggagtgagactcagtctcaaaaaaaaagaaaaaaaaaaagaaaaagactacacattgggtacagacTTGACGGATAAAAAAAGACTACCCTtgggtaatgggtgcaccaaaatctcagaaatcaccactgaactTTTCCACGCACCCAAACATCatttgttccccaaaaactactgaaataaaagtttaaaaaaaataaataagaacagacataggggaaaagaaaaaaaaatcaacctgaaAAAGGTCTGGAGTAGTGAATACTACAGAAACTCCATAGCTAACTttgactataaaaaaaaaaaagggcattctTACCCAGCGTGACCTCATTTTCAGAATTCTGCCGAGTTATTTCTAGGTGGTTCTGTCCAGATTCTGGATCCCTCCATGCTCCTAGGAGATATATACAGCCGAATCACCAGGTGTGGCTAACTCCTGAGGAAACATAACACCCCCTCTCAAACACATGGCCTCGGAACAAAATGCCTCTCTAATGCCTGAGTCAGGGCAAGTGACAAAACAGAAGAAACGAAACAGTGATTATTTTAGCTCTTAAATGCAATAAagggggcaggaggagagagagaaaagaaacaagctgacatttattgaacacctatacACTGAGCCAGAAGCTTCTCAGACTTGCCCAGAGTTACACAGCGAGTCCAGGGTGTGGCTGGGAATTCAACTCAAGGCTGTTGGACTCTGaagcttttggttttcattttttttcctctactaCACAATACTGCATGCCATGTGAGCAATATCCCGACACAGAATGAAGTAACGAGTATCTTTAAGGCAAACAAGCACATCAGTAGAATCTGATGATTTCAGGgtcaaagaaaagaataattttaatgtaatccCTCATTACCACAGCCGTGGCACTGGCCTCATATGGGTAAGGAGATTTGGGCAAACTTTTGCAGGCTGATGAAATTTTGGAGCCTAAATTTTAAAGTTACTAGGCCTCCTGCTGGGTAAAATTCTTTTGGAATTTCTGAGCGGCAAGAAAGTTGGTTGCAGGAGCCCCACTCTGGTAGTAAAAGGTGACCTGaggggggttgggggctaggggagggagagcattagaagaaatacttaatgtagacgacgggttgatgggtgcagcaaaccaccatggcacatatatacctacgtaacaaacctgcacgttctgcacatgtaccccagaacttaaaactataataaaaatatagagaaaaattaaaaatatatataatctgtaAAGACAAATGACTTAATAGTTTTCCCAAAAGGAGAAAACTGAGCTGTGCCTCAAgagttatatttctattttaaaaaagagagagaaaaggtgaCCTGTATAAGAGAAATGGCTGACTCACCTGGGAGTTGCTCACTATCTCCTTGCCACCCTGCTCTTCTCTGCAGGAATTCTCAGAGCCAGGAGATCAGTGGTAACAACACACTTCGGCtgggggaagaaaaaggaggCATTAGAGTACATGGCTCTCAGCTCCTCTTGGGGACTAGCCCAACTGGGTTCAGACACAGAACAGCCTTTCCTCCTCCTATCTGCTTTGTCCTATCAAAGGAAGGTTGgtgaaaaaccaaaatgaaacatttctaaGATGAAAGTTTTAGGTCTTCCTCTCCATATCCATCTAGGTACTGACTGTCAGggttttatgattttgtttttcaggttttttgtttttttttgagacagggcctccctttgtcacccaggctggagtgcagtggcacgatcttggcctcaacctcctaggctcaggtgatcctcccacttcagccttcctgagtagctgggactacaggtgcctgccaccatgcccagctaattttttttttttttttttttttgtattttcagagcagacggagtttcaccatattgcccaggttcatctcgaactcctgggctcaagcaatccacccacctcagcttccaaagtactggaattacaagcacgagccaccacaactggccttgtttttcagttttgataAACACCTGAGTCATCTAAATTGGTTTGGGGGACACTTCACTGTTTTAAGGATTACTGCACCTTAGTTTAACCCTTTTGCCCTTCCCACCAACCAGACCTAAAATCTGTCTCCAACTGTAACCTATTGGGACCAGTAATCTCTGACTCACATAAGGAAATGTGCCACAGGCTCCCCTATGTTGTTTTACAAAACATGCCAACCGAGGTCCTTCTTCACTTTGGAGGTGCCCATTTGGGATCTCAGAGATTCCTGCGGTCAGCCTGAGCTCCACACACCAATCTTCCAAGTAGAAGGGAGCTGTACCTTCTACCCCACTTTCTGCACTCAGAGAGAACTTCTATGCCCTCCCCACAGAAGGGTACTTCCTTCCTCCCCACActgctacttcttttttttttttaatctgattttggactttttttttcttctaagctaAACATCTTTCAGTACACGTAAGAAGACTGGCATCACATCTGGGAAATGCCGTAACAGATATCTGAGGAGTTACTGCACATTAAGTGGGTAAAAACACACTTCGGTTTCAATGCGTACATCATCTCCCCTTGATGCTCTTCAATAGAGACAAGATTCTTGTCTGTAGATCAAATAAATCACAGTATTAGGAAAAAACATAACAGCAAATTTGGAAGTATAATCAATTTaaggagaagcaaaggaaaagaCTTAGTAATGGGGCATTATTGTCTACATCTAGAAGATACATTATCTGAAAGCTTAAGAAAGCCCTTATCTTAGGAACCTGAAGCTGAGGATAATCTCAAGTTCACTTAGTGCCAGtcactttagtttttaaaaaactttaacttaaaccccagcctaggcaacatggcgaaacccaatctctactaaaaatacaaaaattagccaggcatggtggtgtgtgcctacagtcccagctagttgtgaggctaaggcgggaggactgcttgaacctgggaggcaggggttgtagtgagcccagaatgcaccactatactccagcctgggtaacagagcaagactctgaaaaaaaaaaaaaaaaaaaaaaaattaactcttcttattgtgtcttttttcttgtaaGACATTAACTAAAAGTTATTAGTAGTAAATGGTGACTGTTTTACAATTGGGTTTCATTACTAACAATGTCAAAACAAGCAGTAGGCGGGGCGCggtcgctcaagcctgtaatcccagcactttgagaggccgagacgggcggatcacgaggtcatgagatcgagaccatcccagctaacgtggtgaaaccccatctctactaaaaaaaaaaaatacaaaaaagtagccgggcgaggtggcgggcgcctgtagtcccagctactcaggaggctgaggcaggaggatggtgtaaacctgggaggcggagcttgcagtgagcggagaccgcgccactgcactctagcccgggcgacagagcaagactccgtctcaaaaaaaaaaaaagaaaagaaaaagtcagtctTATGCAAAAGCCTGCAACAGCAGTAAAGAGGGTGGACATGTGGAAGGCTTTATGGAGATAAAGCAATGGACCACCGCATCCTGGCCACCCAGCTCTCTGGGGACTGCTCCTACCTGCCTTGCCACCCCTAGGCAAAAAGACATAGGATAATTCAGGTGTTTTGCAATAGGCTCAATAATGTCGATAAAGGCCACGGAAGCCGCTTGCCTCTAGCTGGCTGCTGCAAAATGAGAGTTGTTCTCCAAAAAGAGATCCCTGTCATATGTGCTCCTCCCTGATCAGAGTGAGGCTCATGCCATTTTAAGCAATTTTCTTATTCAATGGCAGGGACGGACACTCAGAGCAGCCAGTGTTGTGCATTCTCTGAAGAGTCAGCCTCAACTTGAAAGGAAAGTTGCAGCTACCATGACCACAAAATAAGCAAATTCCAGTTTAACACAAATAGTGAAGTACTACACATCGCCCACACTGCTAGCAACCCAAGGCAGCTCTGTCTCTCACATACCTCTATTTTAACTGCTCAGaactatgtttttatatttcacctccagcctctgtcttccaggttcttTCTGCAAGTCTTTCACCAGGGCCACTGCCTCCTCTCCACTCTCTGGATGCTGCTGTGGGACCCGGATCTGGATCTCCTGGGGAAGGACAGTCAGGAACTGTTCTAGGACCAGCAACTCCAGGATCTGCTCTTTTGTACACTTCTCTAGCCTTAGCCACTGACAACAGAGCTTCCGGAGCCGGAGGAGGGCCTCTCGGGGTCCTGATGCTTCTTGGTAACGGAAATGCCAAAAGCTCTGGCAGGATGTCTCCGGTCCAGAGTAATTCCCTTGAAGGGAAATTTCCTGCTCCCAGTGGGAATCTTCTTCCAGTTTAACTGTTTGGAGATCTCCTACTGAAGGAGTCTGGATTTGTTGGTCCACAGCTATAGCCATTGTTCAGGTCAGAGAAGGGCCTTGCAACTGCACTCTGAAGCTCAAACCTCTTCTATCACCTCACTGGGAAGCCACCTCAGAACTTCCACTTAGGAGTCACTAAATGGAACTTCTCTTGAAATTCTAGAGTCAGAGACATACATTACAAAGTCAACTCTAGTAAAAATCTCAAGTGTTAGCCCAGCAGGCTTGAGGTGAAGAAGAGAGCCTTCCTGTCCCCGCCCTGCTGCATGCCCTGGTGCCTGTGGAGTCACTGGTGGGGTGGCAGTTCCCGAAGTTTGATAAGAGGAGTCAAGGGCTAGTGATCTGGTTGAAAAGTAGAGGAGCTTGAAGCTGTGTTTGCATAGCAATTAATTTAAAGCTGAGAAAACGCCAATTATCCACTGACAAATGTGGGTGGGCTGACGGAGATTATATATGCGACAATAAACTGCCCACCCTCCCAAGCCACTGGTCTTCAGAACTACAGGGTGTTGCATAGTAAATGTCTAGTACCAGTCAGACTCAACACAGGTAGTCGCACCTTGAAGAGCAGCTTCGGGGTGGAGTCGTCTCTAAATGTCAGAGATTCAAATACTCCAACTGCTCAACTACCCTCGCCTCTGACTGGATCCTCAGCCTTGGGCGAACCGTTCAGGATTTCTCAGCGCTGGCATCCTAATTCTAGCCCAGACAGGGACATTTATCCTGATGAAGGTCGCAAGCTTTAAGAGAAAGGATAATAAAAATAGACTCACGGGATGGTAGAGTTGGAGAGTTAAGAGATCCTCTGGCTTGAACTCCCTTAAGAGCTGAGGCAATCATGGCTTAGAGACCTCAAgggacttgttcaaggtcacgtAGCTGTTTAAGGCAGGAAAATGAACAGTGACTCAGTCCTTCGACTGCAGACTGGGCGACTTACACCGGAAGGTTACTGTGCTCCGCGGGCGACTTTCTCTGCAATCTTTATGGGGCAAAAGCGGGCCCCGCGGACAGGGGCGCCTCGGCGGCTACGGGGCCAGCGTCGTCCCTCCAGGCTCAGCGGCCAGCGGGAACAGGGCGCCACCAGCACGAGGGGCGTATCCTGCCTCCGGGTCAGATCGCGGGGACTCGGGGCCAGGGCTGGAGGCGGCCGGACCCTGGCTCGAGGCCCAGGCCCGAGGTGAGAGGTACTCCCGCCCGCCGAGGCCCTGAGAATAACGACGACTCGGCCCTGTAACATGTTCTCCGCGGGGACGCAACGTTCCCACAGGACACTAGAAGCCCGAGTCCACGCCCTAAACACTGGTATTCCGATAGCCACTGAGCACCGGAAGCGGAAAGACTCCGTGTTCTCCGGAACTACATTTTTCAGAGGCCGCCGCCCGAAGACAAACAGTAGTATTAACCAATAAAATGTGAGAATATCTCAGGCGCCTATTCGTTTAAGACGAATCATTGATGACAGGTGGGACTTTTCTACAAGCCGGATAAGTGGGGCGGAGTCGCGAACCGCAGCCACAACTCGAGCACCTGGGGAGGGTGTGGGTCCTGCCTTCCAGGGGAAGTGGAGACCTCTCGCCCTGCGCGGCCCTGGTGGTAATGAGCGAGAGGGCTCTTtacaaagttttttgttttattttttatttattttttattttttgagacggagtctcgctctgtcgcccaggctagagtgcagtggcgcgatctcggctcactgcaacctcggcctcccgagttcaagcaattctctgcctcagcctctcgagtagctgggattgtaaggcgcccgccaccactcccggcttttgtgtttttagtggagacgggggtcGCACCGttttggccgggctggtcttgagctcctgacctcgtgacccacccgccttggcctcccaaagtgctggaattacaggcgtgagaccccGCGCCCGgcatttctttggtttttaatggagacgaggtctatgttgcccaggctggttttgaactcctgggcctcccaaagtgctgggattataggcatgagctgccatgccggTTTATAAAGTATTTTCACTTAGGGCCGAGGGCAGCTGTTTAACCCTGTTAGTCCCTATTTATCCCTGCTATACAGATGAATAAATCGAGACAGCTATGAAGCTGGGACTCCAGTTAAGGTTTTCCGCCACTTAAAGCGCTTTTCTCTGGCATGGTTGGTAGCTGTGGTAATGCTTTACCACTCTGTTCCTCCCCGTCAGCTACCACACACACAATTCCTCATTTCCTGCTTGCACGGTGCTGGGTCATTCAAGATTAATACCACTGACTCATTCAACAGGTGGGGAGCAATTTGGGCAAAGCACCAGGCCGTGAGTGTGCTGTGgtgggagaaaataaaaggagacaCTCCTTCCTCTTAAGGAATGCAATCCAGCGGTGGGTGCATTTTCTAAAACGCTGCCACCGAGTTATGTGCAACCCAAATAACTCCAATGCAGTGCTATTAACAAATGCTTCGCTAAATGCTACGTGCTAAATGGAGGTGTGTTCAAAGGAAATGACTTGATAGA
This genomic window from Piliocolobus tephrosceles isolate RC106 chromosome 6, ASM277652v3, whole genome shotgun sequence contains:
- the LOC111530838 gene encoding putative SCAN domain-containing protein SCAND2P — protein: MAIAVDQQIQTPSVGDLQTVKLEEDSHWEQEISLQGNYSGPETSCQSFWHFRYQEASGPREALLRLRKLCCQWLRLEKCTKEQILELLVLEQFLTVLPQEIQIRVPQQHPESGEEAVALVKDLQKEPGRQRLEPKCVVTTDLLALRIPAEKSRVARR